Proteins from a single region of Crassaminicella profunda:
- a CDS encoding efflux RND transporter periplasmic adaptor subunit has translation MRRKITVLFVCILCMQLVLTGCSLKEDQTAMAQVLKPVVVKEIKEATYSDEIALSGNIKPTKTVKLAYKIPGGIIENIFVNEGDFVEKDQLIMQLDSYDYQLQMQAAEAKWESSKLKMDSQIPSKTNQAKAYLDLATKNYERMKNLYAEGAVPTAKMDEIEAKYIEATNKYQEALDAKEYTKVELDQAVAAKDSAQSNLNDTKLVSPIDGIVLKKIAEVGETAAQGYPVIVLGQLDQVEIEVGVADSSINKIQKGQKAKVYVYGIEKEFEGIVSEVSALADTETRTFPVKVKIENKEHELKPGMVGKVSIPLSEKKSVLIPVDAILNMPEGVIVFVYSEKEGAVHKRKITAGEIVGDQVEVKEGLKIGEKIVVEGQFKLKDNDKINVEARN, from the coding sequence ATGAGACGAAAAATAACTGTTTTATTTGTATGTATTTTATGTATGCAACTTGTTTTAACAGGGTGCAGTTTAAAAGAAGATCAAACAGCAATGGCGCAAGTATTAAAGCCAGTAGTTGTAAAGGAAATAAAGGAAGCAACTTATTCTGATGAAATCGCTTTAAGTGGAAATATAAAGCCAACAAAAACTGTTAAGCTTGCTTATAAAATTCCAGGAGGGATTATTGAAAATATTTTTGTAAACGAAGGAGATTTTGTCGAGAAAGATCAACTAATTATGCAGCTCGATAGCTATGATTATCAATTGCAGATGCAAGCAGCAGAGGCCAAATGGGAATCTTCAAAATTAAAGATGGACAGTCAAATCCCATCAAAGACCAATCAAGCAAAAGCGTATTTAGATTTGGCAACAAAAAATTATGAAAGAATGAAAAATCTTTATGCAGAAGGAGCTGTTCCTACAGCTAAGATGGATGAAATTGAAGCAAAGTATATAGAAGCTACCAACAAATATCAAGAAGCCTTAGATGCAAAGGAATATACTAAAGTAGAGCTTGATCAGGCAGTAGCTGCAAAGGATTCTGCTCAGTCAAATTTAAATGATACAAAACTTGTAAGTCCTATTGATGGAATTGTTCTTAAAAAAATAGCTGAAGTTGGAGAAACGGCAGCTCAAGGATATCCCGTGATTGTTTTAGGACAATTAGATCAAGTGGAAATAGAAGTAGGTGTTGCAGATAGTAGCATCAATAAGATTCAAAAGGGACAAAAGGCGAAGGTGTATGTATATGGAATTGAAAAAGAATTTGAAGGAATTGTAAGTGAAGTAAGTGCACTAGCAGATACAGAAACAAGAACTTTTCCTGTAAAGGTAAAGATTGAAAATAAAGAGCATGAATTAAAACCTGGAATGGTAGGAAAGGTAAGTATTCCATTATCAGAGAAAAAATCTGTATTAATTCCAGTGGATGCTATTTTAAATATGCCTGAAGGGGTTATTGTATTTGTTTATTCAGAAAAAGAAGGAGCTGTTCATAAAAGAAAAATAACGGCAGGTGAAATTGTTGGAGATCAAGTAGAAGTAAAAGAAGGGTTGAAGATCGGAGAAAAAATTGTTGTAGAAGGACAATTCAAATTAAAGGATAATGATAAAATCAACGTGGAGGCGAGGAACTAA
- a CDS encoding TerD family protein, giving the protein MAKSLVKGEKIVIGKLNEGLNQLRMGVKFVNPMEPLLDIDIFAFVMDEKNCVNKEQIIFYNNPVMDKSINYDEDYGDEENKKTFIIDLNKLPQDIKKIVFGCSVYKGENIDDAQTLNLIFTAFEQITKMEMFQIHEEIDVASCETFLFGEIYLYKDLWKFNTVLYEHEKNILSVLKNLYGVKFY; this is encoded by the coding sequence TTGGCAAAATCATTGGTTAAAGGTGAAAAAATTGTGATAGGAAAATTGAATGAAGGACTCAATCAGTTGAGGATGGGGGTAAAATTTGTAAATCCTATGGAGCCTTTGTTGGATATAGATATTTTTGCTTTTGTGATGGATGAAAAAAATTGTGTAAATAAGGAACAGATTATATTTTATAATAACCCTGTTATGGATAAAAGTATTAACTATGATGAAGATTATGGAGACGAGGAAAATAAAAAGACCTTTATAATTGATTTAAATAAGCTTCCTCAAGATATAAAAAAAATAGTTTTTGGTTGTTCTGTATATAAAGGTGAAAATATAGATGATGCTCAGACGTTGAATTTGATCTTTACAGCATTTGAGCAAATAACAAAAATGGAAATGTTTCAAATTCATGAGGAAATAGATGTGGCAAGCTGTGAGACTTTTTTATTTGGAGAGATTTATTTATATAAGGACTTGTGGAAATTTAATACAGTCCTCTATGAACATGAAAAGAATATATTAAGTGTATTAAAAAATTTATATGGAGTGAAATTTTATTAA
- a CDS encoding GNAT family N-acetyltransferase: MITRLLTKEDTLTAKKLWGYAFETDEPFYSWYFEEVFKPENAIGIFHEDILISYLQLNPYTLHLNGSSFQTSYIVGVITSPEYRNKGLMKILLPKAIDEMNRRNHYVSILMPFDTTFYSRYGWELCYSQLQYNTHIDVIGHFANGEKSGNFSRIDLNKDFEDLNKIYKIFLKNHHGYVKRNKTNWDYILKDLIYYGGHACLLKDEENNPTGYILYFIKDGKFTAKEIAYTNIRAKKLIFSFIYSHKSQAMNAQWSTPYNDPTHLFLRDTIQPSPTNSVRIYPFMCGRIIHFKNALENSSFPKDMNFSFSIRIKDSYATWNDCSFVIKISKGKASVQKSNIDAIDVICDISTFTQLFFGTIDLHETIFLEKIIIHNPSLLKNLSKIFYCKNNYINEFF; this comes from the coding sequence ATGATTACAAGATTGTTAACAAAGGAGGATACCCTTACTGCAAAAAAATTGTGGGGATATGCTTTTGAAACGGATGAACCTTTTTATAGCTGGTATTTTGAAGAAGTATTTAAACCAGAAAATGCCATAGGTATTTTCCATGAAGATATACTTATTAGTTATTTGCAATTAAATCCTTATACCCTTCATTTAAACGGATCTTCTTTTCAAACCTCTTATATAGTAGGCGTCATTACATCTCCTGAGTATAGAAACAAGGGACTCATGAAAATTTTGCTCCCAAAAGCAATAGATGAAATGAATAGACGAAATCATTACGTTTCTATCCTCATGCCATTCGATACGACCTTTTATAGTCGTTATGGATGGGAATTATGTTACAGTCAACTTCAATACAATACACATATAGATGTTATAGGCCACTTTGCTAATGGAGAAAAAAGCGGTAATTTTTCTAGAATTGATCTAAATAAAGATTTTGAAGATTTGAACAAGATCTATAAAATTTTCTTAAAAAATCATCATGGATATGTAAAGAGAAATAAAACCAACTGGGATTACATTCTAAAGGATTTAATATACTATGGTGGCCATGCTTGTCTATTAAAAGATGAAGAAAACAATCCTACTGGCTATATTCTTTATTTTATAAAAGACGGCAAATTCACTGCAAAAGAAATAGCTTATACAAATATTAGGGCAAAAAAATTGATCTTTAGCTTTATATATAGTCACAAATCTCAAGCAATGAATGCCCAATGGTCTACTCCATACAATGATCCTACTCATCTATTTTTAAGAGATACCATTCAACCATCGCCAACAAATAGTGTACGCATTTATCCATTCATGTGCGGCAGAATCATCCATTTTAAAAATGCTCTAGAGAATAGTTCTTTTCCAAAGGATATGAACTTTTCATTCTCTATAAGAATAAAAGATTCCTATGCAACCTGGAATGATTGTTCCTTTGTTATAAAAATTTCAAAGGGAAAAGCCTCTGTCCAGAAAAGTAATATAGATGCTATTGATGTAATATGTGATATTAGTACTTTTACACAGCTTTTCTTTGGTACAATAGATCTACATGAAACTATTTTTTTAGAAAAAATCATCATTCATAATCCATCTCTATTAAAAAATTTATCTAAAATCTTTTATTGTAAAAACAATTATATCAATGAATTTTTCTAA
- a CDS encoding toxic anion resistance protein has translation MSFQDLLNEVEGEENKVTLQKSEQEIEKDTALVESASSEPVITVDLSKFNQEDLQRVDKIKEEINVGNSNSIPSFGAEIQGNIAKFADGILEGVRTKDTGFVGKDLTLLLSTIQEVDMEKLQEKKSITSKIPFFGRLKKSVANTKTQLENVTQTVDRIVVSLDTARKELIRDVNVLDLLYNKNLEYLHLLEMYIAAGEVKYKELRETIFVQLKNRAEETRDMLDVQKYNDFAQLLNEMEKRIHDLKLSREISIQTLPQIRLMQNNDKILANKIQSSILTTIPIWKNQIALSISLTKQKTALELQKRVSDTTENMLKQNAELLKMNTLEIAKESERGIISMDTLKETHQKLIETIEGSMKIYEEGREKRNTIEKELIELENTQKQKLLGFKN, from the coding sequence ATGAGTTTTCAAGATTTGTTAAATGAAGTAGAGGGAGAAGAAAATAAAGTAACCCTTCAAAAAAGTGAACAAGAAATAGAAAAAGATACGGCTTTGGTAGAATCAGCATCTAGTGAACCGGTAATTACGGTAGATTTATCCAAGTTTAATCAAGAGGATTTACAGAGAGTGGACAAGATAAAAGAAGAAATTAATGTAGGAAATTCTAATAGTATACCTTCCTTTGGAGCTGAAATCCAAGGAAATATTGCAAAATTTGCAGATGGCATATTAGAAGGGGTAAGAACGAAGGATACAGGTTTTGTTGGAAAGGACTTAACCTTATTATTATCAACTATTCAAGAAGTAGATATGGAAAAATTGCAGGAAAAGAAATCTATTACCAGCAAAATCCCTTTCTTTGGTAGGCTTAAAAAAAGTGTTGCTAATACAAAAACGCAATTAGAAAATGTTACGCAGACTGTAGATCGAATAGTTGTTTCATTAGATACAGCTAGAAAAGAGCTGATCAGAGATGTAAATGTGCTAGATTTATTGTACAACAAAAATTTAGAATATCTTCATCTTCTAGAGATGTATATTGCAGCAGGAGAAGTAAAATATAAAGAGCTTAGAGAAACTATTTTTGTACAGCTTAAAAATAGAGCTGAAGAAACAAGAGATATGTTAGATGTTCAAAAATATAATGATTTTGCTCAATTATTAAATGAGATGGAAAAAAGAATTCATGATTTGAAATTGAGTAGAGAAATTTCTATTCAGACCCTTCCACAAATAAGATTGATGCAAAATAACGATAAAATATTAGCCAATAAAATTCAATCGAGTATATTAACAACTATTCCTATTTGGAAGAATCAAATTGCCTTATCCATTTCTTTAACAAAACAAAAAACGGCTCTAGAGCTTCAAAAAAGGGTTTCAGATACAACGGAAAATATGTTAAAACAAAATGCAGAGCTTCTTAAAATGAATACTTTAGAAATTGCAAAAGAAAGTGAAAGAGGAATTATTAGTATGGATACACTGAAGGAAACTCATCAAAAGTTGATTGAAACCATTGAAGGATCTATGAAGATTTATGAAGAGGGTAGAGAAAAGAGAAATACAATAGAAAAAGAATTAATAGAACTTGAAAATACACAAAAACAAAAGCTATTAGGCTTTAAGAATTAG
- a CDS encoding TetR/AcrR family transcriptional regulator, which produces MRMRIIQGAIEETGEKGIKFTMNDLAKRLGVSKRTLYENFSSKESLIDGIVEHFFSTMREKEEEIINDSTLSTIEKLKEIAMILPNSPRLMYISRFYEMKQYYPKQWQKVEQWFAEWSPEFELIEEGIESGKLRRVNTIVFRKMIIESIMALADRSFLMKNDFTLKEALHNMVDIILYGLVVDEK; this is translated from the coding sequence ATGCGTATGCGAATCATCCAAGGAGCTATTGAAGAAACAGGAGAAAAGGGCATTAAATTTACTATGAATGACTTAGCTAAAAGACTAGGAGTAAGTAAAAGAACACTTTATGAAAATTTTAGTTCAAAGGAAAGTTTAATAGATGGGATTGTTGAGCATTTTTTTTCTACCATGAGAGAAAAAGAAGAAGAGATTATCAATGATTCCACTTTAAGTACGATAGAGAAATTAAAAGAAATTGCAATGATTCTTCCAAACTCTCCAAGACTTATGTATATCAGTAGATTTTATGAAATGAAGCAGTATTATCCAAAACAGTGGCAGAAGGTAGAACAATGGTTTGCTGAATGGTCACCAGAATTTGAATTAATCGAAGAAGGAATAGAGAGTGGAAAATTAAGAAGGGTAAATACCATTGTTTTTAGAAAAATGATTATTGAATCTATTATGGCACTGGCAGATAGAAGTTTTTTAATGAAAAATGATTTTACATTGAAAGAAGCACTTCATAATATGGTAGATATTATTTTATATGGATTGGTAGTAGATGAAAAATAA
- a CDS encoding alanine/glycine:cation symporter family protein, protein MEKLTALLNQIDSFVWGPPLLILLVGTGIYLTIRLGLLQVLKLPLALKYLFSKDTDSSAEGDVSSFAALCTALAATIGTGNIVGVATALKAGGPGALFWMWIAAFFGMATKYGEGLLAVKYRVVDDNGQMSGGPMYYIEKGLGNKFLAKMFAIFGIGVAFFGIGTFAQVNAIANAAKLTLGLPIIVTAIILTILVTLVTLGGIKSISRVAELLVPFMAVFYIIGSIIVLLMNIDLVPSTIALIIKSAFSPTAAGGGFLGATVMMAIRNGIARGVFSNESGLGSAPIAAAAAKTKSCVRQGLISMTGTFFDTIVVCTMTGLVLILTGAWQGDLEGAAMTNSAFSQALPGIGQLIVTIGLMFFAFTTILGWNYYGERCTEYLLGVKWIKPFKYTYIFLIAIGAFLKLDTIWILADIVNGLMAIPNLIGLIGLSGVIVAETKLYFKQLENEKQLNKRVA, encoded by the coding sequence ATGGAAAAATTAACTGCATTATTAAATCAAATCGATTCTTTTGTATGGGGCCCACCTTTATTGATCTTACTAGTTGGTACAGGAATCTATCTAACCATCAGACTAGGTCTACTTCAAGTATTAAAATTACCTTTAGCATTAAAATATTTATTTTCAAAAGATACAGATTCTTCTGCTGAAGGAGACGTATCCAGTTTCGCTGCCCTTTGTACAGCATTAGCAGCAACTATTGGTACTGGTAATATTGTTGGGGTTGCAACTGCACTCAAAGCAGGAGGACCGGGTGCACTATTTTGGATGTGGATCGCAGCATTCTTTGGTATGGCAACCAAATATGGTGAAGGACTTTTAGCTGTAAAATATAGAGTCGTGGATGACAATGGTCAAATGTCAGGAGGCCCTATGTACTATATTGAAAAGGGATTAGGGAATAAATTTCTTGCAAAAATGTTTGCTATCTTCGGTATTGGTGTAGCATTCTTTGGAATTGGTACTTTCGCACAAGTAAATGCCATTGCAAACGCTGCAAAACTAACCCTAGGACTACCAATTATCGTTACCGCTATTATTCTTACTATACTTGTAACCCTTGTAACCTTAGGTGGTATCAAAAGTATTTCTAGAGTTGCTGAACTCTTAGTTCCTTTTATGGCAGTATTTTATATTATCGGTTCAATTATTGTTCTTTTAATGAATATTGATTTAGTACCAAGTACCATTGCTTTAATCATAAAAAGCGCCTTTTCCCCTACAGCTGCTGGAGGAGGATTTTTAGGGGCAACAGTTATGATGGCTATTCGAAATGGTATTGCTAGAGGAGTTTTTTCTAATGAATCAGGACTTGGTAGTGCACCTATTGCCGCTGCTGCTGCAAAAACAAAATCATGTGTTCGCCAAGGTCTTATTTCTATGACAGGTACATTCTTCGATACCATTGTAGTATGTACCATGACAGGACTTGTATTGATCTTAACTGGCGCATGGCAAGGAGACTTAGAGGGAGCAGCCATGACCAATTCAGCATTTAGTCAGGCTCTACCAGGAATAGGACAATTGATCGTTACCATTGGTCTTATGTTCTTTGCTTTTACAACTATACTAGGATGGAACTATTATGGTGAAAGATGTACTGAATACCTTTTAGGTGTTAAATGGATTAAACCTTTTAAATATACTTATATATTCTTAATTGCAATAGGCGCTTTCTTAAAATTAGATACCATTTGGATTTTAGCAGATATCGTAAATGGATTAATGGCCATTCCAAACCTTATTGGTTTAATTGGATTAAGTGGTGTCATTGTGGCAGAAACAAAATTGTATTTCAAACAATTAGAAAATGAAAAACAATTGAATAAAAGAGTTGCTTAA
- a CDS encoding DUF2156 domain-containing protein gives MFKNNITLKDQALFEKYICSYPYKTSGLTFTSLFMWRHLNEFKYEIIHDFLCISGINHLNMNYKEFFVLPPLSIKEYNTHKLSLAIDEIKNRFEEIGHPFNIKLLPKHMIETFKKANPNLNFTPDAANFDYVYLAEDLIGLKGRKLHSKKNHFNYFMRNTPHKYVSLTDQLIEDCLRLNTRLLESKDYTSLEAHLIDLEQMAVYEALKNRKALGAYGGAILINDQVEAFTLGAKLDEETMVVHIEKANTKFRGLYQAINQQFCNHSCIDVTYVNREEDMGLPNLKKAKESYRPIKMIEKYDGTFNK, from the coding sequence ATGTTTAAAAATAATATTACACTAAAGGACCAAGCTTTATTTGAAAAATATATCTGTAGTTATCCTTATAAGACTTCCGGACTAACCTTTACAAGCCTTTTTATGTGGAGACATCTTAATGAATTTAAATATGAAATCATCCATGATTTTTTGTGTATTTCAGGGATCAATCATCTAAATATGAACTATAAAGAATTCTTTGTTCTTCCTCCATTAAGCATAAAAGAATATAATACCCACAAACTATCTTTAGCAATTGATGAAATTAAAAATAGATTTGAAGAAATAGGTCATCCTTTTAATATAAAATTACTCCCAAAACATATGATTGAAACGTTTAAAAAGGCTAACCCCAACTTAAATTTCACCCCTGATGCTGCAAATTTTGATTATGTTTATTTAGCAGAAGATTTAATTGGGTTGAAGGGACGGAAACTACATTCAAAAAAAAATCATTTTAATTACTTTATGAGAAATACTCCACACAAATACGTCTCCCTAACAGATCAACTCATTGAAGATTGTCTTAGGTTAAATACACGTCTTTTAGAGTCAAAAGATTATACTTCATTAGAAGCTCATTTAATTGATTTAGAACAAATGGCCGTTTATGAAGCATTAAAAAATAGGAAAGCATTAGGTGCTTATGGTGGTGCCATTTTAATCAACGACCAGGTTGAAGCTTTCACATTAGGGGCAAAACTAGATGAAGAAACTATGGTTGTTCATATTGAAAAGGCAAACACAAAATTTCGTGGTTTATATCAAGCTATTAATCAACAGTTTTGCAACCACTCTTGTATAGATGTAACCTATGTAAATCGTGAAGAAGATATGGGTCTTCCAAACCTAAAAAAGGCAAAAGAGTCCTATCGTCCTATAAAAATGATTGAAAAGTATGATGGTACTTTCAACAAATAA
- a CDS encoding L-threonine 3-dehydrogenase, with amino-acid sequence MKKIFVTGALGQIGSELVMKMRQVYGNDQVVATDIRKPEDHRVVQSGPFEILDVTDGEKMHELAKKHKVDTMIHLAALLSATAEKNPVFAWNINMGGLVNALEVGRDLNCKFFTPSSIGAFGPSTPKNNTPQDTIQRPTTMYGVNKVSGELLCDYYFHKFGVDTRGVRFPGLISYVTPPGGGTTDYAVDIYYEALKKGKYTSYIAKGTYMDMMYMPDALNAIIKLMEADPSKLKHRNAFNITAMSFEPEQIASEIKKHIKEFKMDYDVDPDRQAIAESWPNSIDKAAAEEEWGFKAEYDLVKMTEDMLIKLEEKGIKNDSKILCKK; translated from the coding sequence ATGAAAAAAATATTTGTTACGGGTGCATTGGGACAGATTGGTTCAGAATTAGTGATGAAAATGAGACAGGTCTATGGAAATGATCAAGTAGTAGCGACAGATATAAGAAAGCCAGAAGATCATAGAGTTGTACAATCAGGACCTTTTGAAATATTAGATGTAACAGATGGAGAAAAAATGCATGAGCTTGCAAAAAAACATAAAGTAGATACCATGATTCATTTAGCCGCATTGCTTTCAGCAACGGCAGAGAAAAATCCAGTATTTGCTTGGAATATTAACATGGGTGGACTTGTAAATGCATTAGAAGTAGGCCGAGATCTGAATTGTAAATTTTTCACACCAAGTTCCATTGGTGCTTTTGGACCATCTACCCCAAAGAACAATACACCTCAAGATACAATACAAAGACCAACAACCATGTATGGTGTCAATAAAGTTTCGGGAGAGTTATTGTGTGATTATTATTTTCATAAATTTGGAGTAGATACAAGAGGCGTTCGTTTTCCAGGACTTATTTCATATGTAACACCTCCAGGTGGTGGAACGACAGATTACGCAGTAGATATTTATTATGAAGCATTAAAAAAGGGAAAATATACTTCCTATATTGCAAAGGGAACTTATATGGACATGATGTATATGCCAGATGCATTAAATGCAATCATAAAACTAATGGAAGCAGATCCTTCAAAATTAAAGCATAGAAATGCATTTAATATTACGGCTATGAGCTTTGAACCAGAACAAATTGCATCTGAAATTAAAAAACATATAAAAGAGTTTAAGATGGATTATGATGTAGATCCTGATAGACAGGCTATTGCTGAAAGTTGGCCAAATTCTATTGATAAAGCAGCAGCAGAAGAAGAATGGGGATTTAAGGCAGAATATGATTTAGTGAAGATGACAGAGGATATGCTTATAAAGTTAGAAGAAAAAGGAATCAAAAATGATTCAAAGATCTTATGCAAAAAATAG
- a CDS encoding Fur family transcriptional regulator, which translates to MTLQKEIERNLRNQGYKLTNQRKALLQVLFHHKKHFLSAEEIYLKTREKYAKTNFSTIYRNLEILENLGIIHKTNIHATTAHYELISRASHHHHIICKGCGKTEPIDFCPLEEILSKFDHKNFTLTDHKFELYGYCSKCQKKNSSKE; encoded by the coding sequence GTGACCCTTCAAAAAGAAATAGAAAGAAATTTAAGAAATCAAGGATATAAGCTTACAAATCAGCGTAAAGCACTCTTACAAGTCTTATTCCATCATAAAAAACATTTCTTATCTGCTGAAGAAATTTATCTAAAAACTAGAGAAAAATATGCCAAAACCAATTTTTCTACGATTTATAGAAATTTAGAAATTTTAGAAAATCTAGGAATAATCCATAAAACCAATATACACGCTACCACTGCTCATTATGAACTTATTTCTCGTGCTTCCCATCATCACCATATCATATGTAAAGGATGTGGAAAAACAGAACCTATTGATTTTTGTCCATTAGAAGAAATACTTTCTAAGTTTGATCATAAAAACTTTACTTTAACAGATCACAAATTTGAATTATATGGTTATTGTTCAAAATGTCAGAAAAAAAATTCCTCTAAAGAATAG